The Bradyrhizobium oligotrophicum S58 genome contains the following window.
AGGCACCTGTCGCTGAAATTGTGCACCTCTCTCGCAACTGCACATGACGGATCGCAGGTTTGGACCGCGAAAACACGGACCGTGCCGCGATGTCGCAACCGCGCCGCGCCGTCTCTGCTATAGTTCCCGTCACAACAAGAGCTTCCTCAAGGAAGTCACGACACGTCACCCAGAACAAGAACGGGAGAAACGCACCATGATGATCACGCGAAGGGCAGCCCTCGCTACGGCCGCCGCAATCGTCCTCGCCTCGAGCGGCGCATCCGCTGCCGACAAGAAATACGACACCGGCGCCTCCGACACCGAGATCAAGATCGGCAACATCATGCCCTATAGCGGGCCGGCCTCGGCCTACGGCATCATCGGCAAGACGGAGGCGGCGTATTTCAAGAAGATCAACGCCGAAGGCGGCATCAACGGCCGCAAGATCAACTACATCTCCTATGACGACGCCTATTCCCCACCGAAAGCAGTCGAGCAGGCGCGCAAGCTGGTCGAGAGCGACGAGGTGCTCCTGATCTTCAACTCGCTCGGCACGCCCTCGAACACGGCGATCCAGAAATACATGAACGCCAAGAAGGTGCCGCAACTGTTCGTCGCCACCGGCGCCACCAAGTGGAACGACCCATCCAACTTCCCGTGGACCATGGGCTGGCAGCCGAGCTACCAGGCCGAGTCGCGGATCTATGCAAAGTATCTCCTCAAAGAGAAGCCGGATGCCAAGATCGCGGTGCTCTACCAGAACGATGATTACGGCAAGGACTATCTGAAAGGCCTCAAGGACGGCCTCGGCGCCAAGGCGGCGAGCATGATCGTCATGGAGGAGAGCTACGAGACCACCGAACCCACGATCGACAACCACATCGTCAAGCTGAAGTCGACCGGCGCCGACGTGTTCATGAACATCACGACGCCCAAATTCGCGGCGCAGGCGATCAAGAAGTCGGCCGAGATCGAGTGGAAGGCGCTGCACATTCTCAACAACGTCTCGGCCTCGGTCGGCAGCGTGATCAAGCCGGCGGGATTTGCCAATGCCCAGGGCATCGTCTCCGCGCAGTACCTGAAGGACACCACCGACCAGCAATGGGCCGACGATCCCGGCATGAAGAGCTATCTCGAGTTCATGACGAAGGATTTTCCGGAGGGCGACAAGCTGGATAATGGCACCGTGGTCGGCTACGGCGTGGCACAGACGCTGGTGCAGGTGCTCAAGCAGTGCGGGGACGATTTGACGCGGGAGAACGTCATGAAGCAGGCCGCGAGCTTGCGCGGCTTTCGCACCGGGGTGCTGCTGCCCGGCATCGCCATCGACACCTCCGCGACCGACTTTGCTCCGATCAGCCAGCTTCAGCTGATGCGCTTCACCGG
Protein-coding sequences here:
- a CDS encoding ABC transporter substrate-binding protein, translated to MMITRRAALATAAAIVLASSGASAADKKYDTGASDTEIKIGNIMPYSGPASAYGIIGKTEAAYFKKINAEGGINGRKINYISYDDAYSPPKAVEQARKLVESDEVLLIFNSLGTPSNTAIQKYMNAKKVPQLFVATGATKWNDPSNFPWTMGWQPSYQAESRIYAKYLLKEKPDAKIAVLYQNDDYGKDYLKGLKDGLGAKAASMIVMEESYETTEPTIDNHIVKLKSTGADVFMNITTPKFAAQAIKKSAEIEWKALHILNNVSASVGSVIKPAGFANAQGIVSAQYLKDTTDQQWADDPGMKSYLEFMTKDFPEGDKLDNGTVVGYGVAQTLVQVLKQCGDDLTRENVMKQAASLRGFRTGVLLPGIAIDTSATDFAPISQLQLMRFTGERWQLFGDVISADVGG